From a region of the Tiliqua scincoides isolate rTilSci1 chromosome 4, rTilSci1.hap2, whole genome shotgun sequence genome:
- the PSMD8 gene encoding LOW QUALITY PROTEIN: 26S proteasome non-ATPase regulatory subunit 8 (The sequence of the model RefSeq protein was modified relative to this genomic sequence to represent the inferred CDS: inserted 1 base in 1 codon; substituted 4 bases at 4 genomic stop codons), with the protein MKYIKIGAXWNILKKDIXFFKKSVAHLKSYSLDYKDELLELAYKHQVLDLNLLSLLSQNCMLKTEFHMEFXGLPANDIQTNVLIKHPVSLEQYLMNSNYHSVFLESGTSQQKVIFSSITCYEHTVRDXITCCFEKIYEKILLNKASWMHFSSFMGYAKKHDXVVGPNNHYCFVDKQQKTKYTRAGPRPPDIACQRNRGWHIIM; encoded by the exons ATGAAATATATAAAAATAGGAGCATAGTGGAACATCCTGAAGAAGGACA TTTTTTTCAAGAAATCCGTAGCCCATCTCAAGAGCTACTCCCTTGATTACAAGGATGAATTACTAGAGTTGGCCTACAAACATCAGGTGCTGGACTTGAACCTTCTCTCTTTACTGTCCCAGAACTGCATGCTGA AAACCGAGTTTCACATGGAGTTCTAAGGGCTGCCAGCAAATGACATCCAGACCAATGTCCTCATCAAGCACCCTGTATCGCTGGAGCAGTACCTGATGAACAGCAATTATCACTCGGTTTTCTTAGAAAGTGGGACATCCCAGCAGAAAGTTATTTTTTCTTCAATAACATGTTATGAACACACAGTCAGGGATTAAATCACCTGCTGCTTTGAGAAGATATATGAGAAGATCCTGCTCAACAAAGCCTCTTGGATGCATTTCTCATCCTTCATGGGCTATGCCAAGAAGCATGATTAGGTTGTAGGCCCAAACAACCACTATTGTTTTGTGGATAAGCAGCAGAAAACCAAGTataccagggctggcccaagacctcctgatataGCATGCcaaaggaacagaggctggcacatcatcatgtAA